The following nucleotide sequence is from Lacinutrix sp. Hel_I_90.
GCATTATCACCGATTTAACAGAAGCGTTAAAGGATAACGATTTACTTCGAATAAATGATTTGTTGGCGCAACTGGGAAAAACACCATTTTTTAAGCACGAAAAACCAACGCCTTATGATGAAGCGGTAAGTTTAATATGGTACTTAGAAAATGTGTTTTATCAATCCTTCGGAAAGATTTACGATTACATTCAGCAAAATATTTTTGAGGGGAAGTCTATTGCTAACGATATTATAAATGTGGGGTTCTGGCCAGGTGGAGATAGAGATGGAAATCCCTTTGTGACACCAGAAATCACCCTGAAAGTGGCAGCTAGATTGCGAGAAACGATTATAAAAAACTACTATAGAGATATTAGAAAGTTAAGTCGAAAATTAACGTTTCAAGGTGTGGAGGAGCGCGTAGTTTTTCTTGAAAAAGAACTTTACAAGATTGTGCTTCATGAGAGCTCAGACTTAAGCCTAGAGTCTTTTGCTCAGGAATTAAAGTCGATAAAAGAACTCATTATAGAGAAGCACCAATCGCTTTATGTTTCAGAAATAACAAGCATAATTAATAAAATACATCTTTTTGGATTTCATTTTTCTACACTCGATATTCGTCAAGATAGCAGGGCGCATGCTAAAGTGTTTACAGACATGGTAAATGTTATGATTGAGAGCGGAAGCACTATTTTCCCAAAAAATTATAACGCCCTTTCAGAGCAGGAGCAGGTACAGCTGCTTTCAAAAGTAAAAGGAAAAGTAGATTTGTCGTTAATTAAAGATGAAGAAACACTCAAGGCTTTACGTACTATGGAGGCTATAAAAACCATTCAGCAGTCTAATGGTGAGCGTGCAGCAAACCGGTACATCATTAGTAACAATCAAACCACATTGAATGTCATGCAGTTGTTTGCCATGTTAAAATTAGTGGCATTTCAAGACGATTTAACAGTAGATATTGGGCCACTTTTTGAAACAATAAAAGATCTAGAAGTATCGCATAAAGTTATGGAAGACTTGTATACAAATCCACAATACGCAGCGCATTTAAAGAAACGGGGAAACAAACAAACCATCATGCTTGGTTTTAGCGATGGCACAAAAGATGGGGGGTATTTAATGGCGAATTGGGCGATTTATAAAGCAAAAGAGCGTCTTACGGCAATCTCAAGAAAATATGATATCACTGTTATTTTCTTTGATGGTCGTGGCGGACCACCAGCAAGAGGTGGTGGAAAAACGCATAATTTCTATGCCTCGCTTGGTCCAACAATTGAAGACAAAGAAGTGCAGCTAACCATTCAAGGACAAACCATTAGCTCCAACTTTGGGACATTGGATTCTTCACAATATAACTTAGAGCAATTGATTAGTTCAGGTATTCATAATAGCTTAAGTGATTCCGATTTACGTATGATTCCAGAAAACAGAGTGGTTATGGATAATTTGGCTAAGTTGAGTTATGAAGCCTATGTAGACTTTAAAAATCATCCAAAATTTATTCCGTATTTAGAACATATGAGTACTTTAAAATATTACGCAAAAACTAATATTGGTAGTCGCCCTTCGAAAAGAGGAAAGGCTGAAGGTTTGGTTTTTGAAGATTTAAGAGCGATTCCGTTTGTAGGGTCTTGGAGTCAATTAAAACAAAATGTTCCTGGGTTTTTTGGTGTGGGTACGGCGTTGAAGTATTATGAAGATGTGGGAGAGTTTGAAAAAGTAAAGCAGTTATTTAAAACCTCAAGTTTTTTTAAGACGCTAATAGAGAATAGTATGATGTCTCTCTCTAAGTCCTTTTTTGATTTAACGAAATACATGAGTGAAGATGAA
It contains:
- a CDS encoding phosphoenolpyruvate carboxylase, which produces MPLQPKLTRFNQNVLSKYQIYNGIFMTLPFDTISKTGVLLPLFHETCKKGFENGDNPTAIVASFFKKYQARRGDESQINLLFRFIQYIERQVVLFDAIEDAAFPIVNNMDGIGTLRSLKESASAEGKLDKLREYLEEFKVRIVLTAHPTQFYPGAVLGIITDLTEALKDNDLLRINDLLAQLGKTPFFKHEKPTPYDEAVSLIWYLENVFYQSFGKIYDYIQQNIFEGKSIANDIINVGFWPGGDRDGNPFVTPEITLKVAARLRETIIKNYYRDIRKLSRKLTFQGVEERVVFLEKELYKIVLHESSDLSLESFAQELKSIKELIIEKHQSLYVSEITSIINKIHLFGFHFSTLDIRQDSRAHAKVFTDMVNVMIESGSTIFPKNYNALSEQEQVQLLSKVKGKVDLSLIKDEETLKALRTMEAIKTIQQSNGERAANRYIISNNQTTLNVMQLFAMLKLVAFQDDLTVDIGPLFETIKDLEVSHKVMEDLYTNPQYAAHLKKRGNKQTIMLGFSDGTKDGGYLMANWAIYKAKERLTAISRKYDITVIFFDGRGGPPARGGGKTHNFYASLGPTIEDKEVQLTIQGQTISSNFGTLDSSQYNLEQLISSGIHNSLSDSDLRMIPENRVVMDNLAKLSYEAYVDFKNHPKFIPYLEHMSTLKYYAKTNIGSRPSKRGKAEGLVFEDLRAIPFVGSWSQLKQNVPGFFGVGTALKYYEDVGEFEKVKQLFKTSSFFKTLIENSMMSLSKSFFDLTKYMSEDEEYGAFWNVIYSEYNTTKRLILKLTDYQELMEEEPTGKASISVRESIVLPLLTIQQFALKQIQELEKAEVRDAARIAVFEKLVTRSLFGNINASRNSA